GACCATTATCAGGCAGGTTCTGATCCCTGAGGCCATGCCGGGCCTCATCAGTGGGTTGACGGTCACCCTCATCACCATGGTGGGGGCCAGTGCCATGGCTGGCGCCATTGGGGCTGGCGGGCTGGGGGACTTGGCCATCCGTTACGGCTATCAGCGCTTCAACACCGTGGTCATGCTGTGGGTGGTGGCTGTGTTGGTGGTGATGGTATGCCTCATCCAGTGGGGCGGCAACTGGGCCGTCAAGAAACTGCGCCACTGACAACGGCTTCAGGACGCCTTTTCACAAACGTTCGAAAAGCACAATGCGGTTGCCATTTGTGCCACCTTGGTTGTTGTCCACACCCCAGCAATGGGCCGTCTTGGTGAAGCCCTGTTCATGAACAAGGCAACCAAGGCGCCTGTAAGGCAGGTTCTGAGCGGTTTCCCAAACCAACTGCGCTAAATCCACAGTTCCCTTGCGCACCTTGCCCACCTCAAAGGCCAGGAAACCCCCTGGCCTGAGCAAACGCGCCATCTCCACCAAGACGTCATGAGCCATGGCCTGCCACTTCATGGGGTTTGGCCAGACTGAAACCTGCACTGCTTTACTGTTGAAGCCTGCAAACCAGCAACGCAGCCAGTTGGCCTGACCGTAATGGACCACATCCAGGAAGGGGGGAGAGGTCACAACCAGGTCAACACTGCCTGTGGCCATGGCTGGCACAGACCACGCAGGTCTGGTGAACAGCGGCACAACGCCATCCCCCACCAAAGGTGGTGGCCCATCACGCAAAAGGGAGCGGCTTTTTTTGGTGATGATGGCTGCCACAGGACGTTCAGGTGGACCCGCCCCCCTGCGTTCGTTTAAGGCACGCTGGCGCGCTGCTGACACAGCCTGATTGGGCGGCATGGAGGGGGCAGAGAAATAGCCGCTGGAATGGCCAGAAAGCCGCGCCAGCGCCACCATCCTGATCCACCTAGCTGTGTTGTCCACCCCATGGCGTGGCTGACCTTCCACAGGATCATTCAACCAGCGGCGCAGGATTTTGAGCTGCCGCAATGTGCCTGGGTGGTAGAAAGCCAGAAGGTCCTTTTCAGCGACATGCCCTTGAAGGCGCCCACGCCCAAGCGGCCCTTCCCAGGGAATGCTAGTCAGCGCTTCCTGGATTTGCCCTAAAGCGGGGGGCGCCAAACGTGGCTGCAGCAATGCAATGGAAAGGGGATTGATGTCATTGCCAGCTGCTTGGCGCTTCTGCAGCAACGCTTCCAACGGCACCGTGCCACGTCCCATGAACGGGTCAAAAACAACTTCCCCTGGCTTGGTCAGATGCTTGATGAGAAAAGCAGGAAGTTCTGGCTTGAAACACGCCCGATAGGGCACTTCATGCAAGGCGTGTCCCTGGCGCTGGGTAGCGGTCCAAAAGCTGTTAATCCAGCAAGGCATAGTGCCTTCCAGGCGCACCACAGTGGGGCTGGCGCAGCCCAGACCAGACTGCACCACTTTGGCGAAATCATGGGCGCGTTGTGAAGCGCCCTTGGGAAGGCTGGTCACGTCAAAGGCGCCGCCCTACTGGCCAGGTCAGAATTGCGCACGGACTGAACCAAAGAACTGCCGTGGCGCACCCAATAGAATGGACTGGTTCATGGCTGCCGCCCCGCCACGATTATCCATGGTGAAGCCATTCTGCCCCATGGTGGAGGCATAGCGAGCATTGTTGAGGTTGTAGACATTGAAGGAGAAAATCAGCTTCCGTGCCCCAAAAGGCACCGATGGGCTGATGAACACGTCATCCATGGTGTAGGAAATACCAAGGTCACTTATCCAGTAAGCGGGGATTTTATAGTCACCCACATAATCATAGCTGCGCCGACTATAATATTGGCCATCCACCCAGGCGGAAAAACCACCGTTGCTCCAGGACAAGCGCGCTTTGTACATGAACTCTGGATAAGCCACCACCTGCTTGCCGCGGGTGTGGTAAACCACGCCGCCAGAGGACATGTCCCGGTCATAGGTGGCATGGTTGCCGCTGACGGAATTGAAGAGAGCCAGCGTTGCCAAGGGTGAATCAGGGGCCCACAAGGCAAAGGGCTTGAGGGTCAGGGCCGCGTCAACGCCATTCATGGTGACGCCCCCCATGTTCCTCACCACAGCGCCTGCCTGGTTCAGCATGTTGCCACCGCCCGTTCCTGTGGTGATTTGCTGCAGGCGGTTGCGGAAATTGGTGCGGTACAGATAAAGGTCCAGCTGGGCAGCAGGGTGGCTGTAGCGGTAGCCCAGGCTGTAGGTCCAGTCCGTTTCAGGTTTCAAACTGCCACGCACATTGTTGAAGGCCTGTTGGGTGACCGCCAGGGGGGAAGCGCATGAATTGAAGCCGCACAAGCTGTAGGCATGGGCGTTTTCAGAAGCGTCAAACCAGACTTCATGGTTTCGCAGAAAATGATAGTCACCTGAAAAATGCGGCAGGAAAGCGTAGGCCGACGTCAAACTGACATGGTTGGCCAAAGTGGCAGGAAAGCGCCTTGTGCCATTGGTGGCATCCCCTATGCGGCTGTTCACCCACATTGACTTAAAACCACCGTGCAGTGCCAACCCCCTCACCCATTGCGGGCGCCAGGTATCAGATACATGGGCGGTGACGGTGTTGGTGGTGTAGTTCTCCCCCCACAAGGTTTCACGTGGTGTGCCGTGAAGGGTGCCAAATGGGTTGAGGGGCCGCCCTTCAGGGCTGTTGGGTTGCTGGTAAGCGTAAGCGTAGGAATCATAGACGCTGTACTCGTACCACACTCCTCCTTCAAGGTGATGGTGGCCCAGATAGCCATCAACAGAGGTGAGGCCGCCAAAACGTTCTGTGGAGGGGTGGCGCACCTGCTCGAAAATACGCCCGTTGTTCAGGCCACCTGAACCATCTTGCTGGATGAGGGTGCTTGTGCCTGGCGCACATGTGGCTGCGCCGGCAGCGGTGCCGGCGCCACAGGCATAAGGGTTTGAATAAGTGCCACGCCCGTTTTGGCTGTGACCGTAGAAACTGCTTTTCCAGAACGTGCGGTCTGCCACCTTGATGTCAAACTGCCCACCCCCGAACAGGTTCTGGTTGCTGGCAGTACTGTCGTAATAGGCGGCATCCTTGGCGTCAGGTAGGCCGGCCATGTTGGCAGGGAAATGCCCCATGGCGCTTTCATAAGCTTTGCGCCAGCCATGGCCGGTGTGAAAATAGTTGTCCAGCCTGCGCCCAAAACGCCCCATCCAGGTGGGAGTGTAATCCTGGTAGTTGGTGAAAGCCATTTCATCCCAGTCGAAAAAGGCCGTGAACCTGCTTTCTGACGTCAAGGGCTGAACAAGACGCGCATTGACCTGCTGCAT
The sequence above is drawn from the Formicincola oecophyllae genome and encodes:
- a CDS encoding TonB-dependent receptor, translated to MARQKAFSNVKWGGALPQQGGTVQTSPGRSLLHGCANRLRDEFTLHLRDRVRGAIKICAGTATTLTFSLGAPQVKAGGNHSGKEWPAAASLGKRLAGKRPAHRKGARQPGQAGEGGGRTHAATHPHKHSHGVYGGTESLKIGASRRVSGDAVVVGHRLLEAQVPGTNPLKALGLLPGVEFQSDDPLGLDVYSNQLYMHGFTQSEIGMTLDGLPLGEPGFRTYNGLAPSEAISAENVDRLDVTRGAGDEKAASTSNLGGTINYVGSAPQNRRGDRLEQVFGSNALFHTFTRFDSGKLNESGTKFYVSYMRNDTDKWKGGGGQFMQQVNARLVQPLTSESRFTAFFDWDEMAFTNYQDYTPTWMGRFGRRLDNYFHTGHGWRKAYESAMGHFPANMAGLPDAKDAAYYDSTASNQNLFGGGQFDIKVADRTFWKSSFYGHSQNGRGTYSNPYACGAGTAAGAATCAPGTSTLIQQDGSGGLNNGRIFEQVRHPSTERFGGLTSVDGYLGHHHLEGGVWYEYSVYDSYAYAYQQPNSPEGRPLNPFGTLHGTPRETLWGENYTTNTVTAHVSDTWRPQWVRGLALHGGFKSMWVNSRIGDATNGTRRFPATLANHVSLTSAYAFLPHFSGDYHFLRNHEVWFDASENAHAYSLCGFNSCASPLAVTQQAFNNVRGSLKPETDWTYSLGYRYSHPAAQLDLYLYRTNFRNRLQQITTGTGGGNMLNQAGAVVRNMGGVTMNGVDAALTLKPFALWAPDSPLATLALFNSVSGNHATYDRDMSSGGVVYHTRGKQVVAYPEFMYKARLSWSNGGFSAWVDGQYYSRRSYDYVGDYKIPAYWISDLGISYTMDDVFISPSVPFGARKLIFSFNVYNLNNARYASTMGQNGFTMDNRGGAAAMNQSILLGAPRQFFGSVRAQF
- a CDS encoding DNA methyltransferase; the protein is MTSLPKGASQRAHDFAKVVQSGLGCASPTVVRLEGTMPCWINSFWTATQRQGHALHEVPYRACFKPELPAFLIKHLTKPGEVVFDPFMGRGTVPLEALLQKRQAAGNDINPLSIALLQPRLAPPALGQIQEALTSIPWEGPLGRGRLQGHVAEKDLLAFYHPGTLRQLKILRRWLNDPVEGQPRHGVDNTARWIRMVALARLSGHSSGYFSAPSMPPNQAVSAARQRALNERRGAGPPERPVAAIITKKSRSLLRDGPPPLVGDGVVPLFTRPAWSVPAMATGSVDLVVTSPPFLDVVHYGQANWLRCWFAGFNSKAVQVSVWPNPMKWQAMAHDVLVEMARLLRPGGFLAFEVGKVRKGTVDLAQLVWETAQNLPYRRLGCLVHEQGFTKTAHCWGVDNNQGGTNGNRIVLFERL